One Miscanthus floridulus cultivar M001 chromosome 11, ASM1932011v1, whole genome shotgun sequence DNA window includes the following coding sequences:
- the LOC136491301 gene encoding copper chaperone for superoxide dismutase, chloroplastic-like isoform X1, whose amino-acid sequence MVGFLRAFAAASAVPAAAAAAYALSSSSALSSSKLRFPLPASFLSAASSSTSGRAPNAVPPMATAGAAAADLSAPDKQQDSALPELTTEFMVDMKCEGCVTAVKNKLQTLEGIKNIEVDLSNQVVRVLGSLPVKTMLDALHQTGRDARLIGQGNPNDFLVSAAVAEFKGPVVFGVVRLAQVNMELARVEATFSGLSPGKHGWSINQFGDLTRGAESTGNVYNPPDHVSDKSLGDLGTLEAGENGEAHFSGPKEKLRVVDLIGRSIALYATEDRSDPGIAAAVIARSAGVGENYKKLCTCDGVTIWESS is encoded by the exons ATGGTGGGTTTCCTCCGGGCCTTCGCTGCCGCTTCCGCTGTGCCCGCAGCAGCTGCCGCAGCCTACgctctctcttcctcctccgccCTCTCCTCCTCGAAGCTCCGCTTCCCTCTGCCTGCCTCCTTCctctccgccgcctcctcctcgacCTCCGGGCGCGCTCCCAACGCCGTGCCCCCGATGGCCACCGCCGGCGCGGCCGCGGCCGATCTCTCGGCGCCCGATAAG CAGCAGGACTCGGCGCTTCCGGAGCTCACG ACGGAATTCATGGTGGACATGAAATGTGAGGGATGCGTAACAGCTGTGAAAAACAAGCTGCAAACTCTTGAAG GAATAAAAAACATTGAGGTGGACTTGTCTAACCAAGTTGTTAGGGTTCTTGGGTCTCTTCCAGTGAAGACAATGTTAGATGCCCTTCATCAAACAGGTCGAGATGCACGACTAATTGGCCAAGGGAACCCAAATG ATTTCTTAGTTTCCGCTGCTGTAGCTGAGTTTAAAGGGCCAGTTGTATTTGGTGTTGTTCGTTTGGCCCAAGTAAACATGGAGTTGGCTAGAGTTGAAGCCACGTTTAGTGGTCTATCACCTGGTAAACATGGATGGTCAATAAATCAGTTTGGAGATTTGACAAGAGGTGCAGAAAGCACTGGCAATGTATATAATCCGCCAGATCATGTATCCGATAAG TCGCTTGGTGACCTGGGAACACTAGAAGCTGGAGAGAACGGGGAAGCCCATTTCTCAGGACCGAAGGAGAAACTGAGAGTCGTTGACTTGATCGGCCGCTCTATTGCTCTGTATGCAACCGAGGACAGATCAGACCCTGGCATTGCTGCAGCCGTGATTGCAAGAAGTGCCGGTGTAGGAGAGAACTACAAGAAGCTCTGCACTTGTGATGGTGTCACCATTTGGGAATCAAGCTAA
- the LOC136491299 gene encoding subtilisin-like protease SBT1.3, translating to MDFRSVRWRKALPLCLALVALQACLPARAAAPKTYIVQMAASEMPSSFDFHHEWYASTVKTVSSVQLEGDAGDPYARIVYNYETAFHGFAAKLDEDEAERMAEADGVVTVLPETVLRLHTTRSPDFLGISPEISNSIWSAGLADHDVVVGVLDTGIWPESPSFSDKGLGPVPAKWKGLCQTGRGFTIANCNRKIIGARIFYNGYEASSGPINETAELKSPRDQDGHGTHTAATAAGAPVPDASLFGYASGVARGMAPRARVAAYKVCWAGGCFSSDILAAVDRAVADGVDVLSISLGGGSSPYFRDSLAIASFGAMQMGVFVACSGGNAGPDPISLTNLSPWITTVGASTMDRDFPATVTLGNGANITGVSLYKGRQNLSSKEQYPLVYMGGNSSIPDPRSLCLEGTLQPHEVAGKIVICDRGISPRVQKGQVVKNAGGMGMILANTPANGEELVADSHLLPAVAVGQSEGIATKKYSKTAPKPTATLSFDGTKLGIRPSPVVAAFSSRGPNFLTLEILKPDVIAPGVNILAAWSGDASPSSLSSDRRRVGFNILSGTSMSCPHVAGVAALIKASHPDWSPAKIKSALMTTAYVHDNTYRSLKDAATGKASTPFDHGAGHIHPLRALNPGLVYEIGQDDYLEFLCVENLTPLQLRSFTKNSSKTCKHTFSSPGDLNYPAISAVFAEQPSAALTVRRTVTNVGPPSSTYHVKVTEFKGADIVVEPSTLHFTSSNQKLTYKVTMTTKATQKTPEFGALSWSDGVHIVRSPLVLIWLPPM from the coding sequence ATGGATTTTCGCAGCGTCAGATGGAGGAAGGCTCTGCCGCTGTGCCTAGCTCTTGTGGCTCTGCAAGCATGCCTCCCTGCTCGCGCGGCGGCTCCGAAGACATACATCGTCCAGATGGCCGCGTCTGAGATGCCGAGCTCGTTCGATTTCCACCACGAATGGTACGCATCCACTGTGAAAACCGTGAGCTCTGTGCAGCTGGAAGGAGACGCGGGCGACCCGTACGCGAGGATCGTCTACAACTACGAGACGGCGTTCCATGGCTTCGCGGCGAAGCtggacgaggacgaggccgagCGGATGGCTGAGGCTGACGGCGTGGTGACCGTGCTCCCGGAGACGGTCTTGCGGCTGCACACCACCAGGAGCCCGGACTTCCTGGGCATCAGCCCGGAGATCAGCAACAGCATATGGTCCGCCGGCCTGGCCGACCACGACGTCGTCGTCGGCGTGCTCGACACCGGCATCTGGCCCGAGAGCCCCAGCTTTAGCGACAAGGGCCTCGGCCCTGTGCCGGCCAAGTGGAAGGGCCTGTGCCAGACCGGCCGTGGCTTCACCATAGCCAACTGCAACCGCAAGATCATCGGCGCGCGCATCTTCTACAACGGCTACGAGGCCTCCTCGGGCCCCATCAACGAGACGGCAGAGCTCAAGTCTCCGCGGGACCAGGACGGCCACGGCACGCACACCGCGGCCACCGCCGCGGGCGCGCCCGTGCCGGACGCCAGCCTCTTCGGCTACGCCAGCGGCGTCGCCCGTGGCATGGCGCCCCGCGCCCGCGTCGCGGCGTACAAGGTGTGCTGGGCGGGGGGCTGCTTCAGCTCCGACATCCTGGCGGCCGTCGACCGCGCCGTGGCGGACGGCGTCGACGTGCTCTCCATCTCCCTAGGCGGCGGCTCGTCCCCCTACTTCCGCGATAGCCTGGCCATCGCGTCGTTCGGTGCCATGCAGATGGGTGTGTTCGTCGCCTGCTCAGGCGGCAACGCCGGCCCGGACCCCATAAGCCTCACCAACCTGTCGCCGTGGATAACCACGGTGGGCGCGAGCACCATGGACCGGGACTTCCCGGCCACGGTGACGCTCGGCAACGGCGCAAACATCACCGGCGTTTCACTCTACAAAGGCCGGCAAAATCTTTCATCCAAAGAGCAGTATCCGCTGGTCTACATGGGCGGCAACTCGAGCATCCCTGACCCCAGGTCCCTGTGCCTGGAGGGGACACTCCAGCCCCACGAAGTCGCTGGAAAGATTGTGATTTGCGACCGCGGCATTAGTCCTCGGGTGCAGAAGGGTCAGGTTGTCAAGAACGCCGGTGGCATGGGCATGATACTCGCCAACACACCGGCAAACGGCGAGGAGCTTGTCGCCGACAGCCACCTCCTGCCTGCGGTGGCCGTTGGGCAGTCTGAAGGCATTGCCACCAAGAAGTACAGCAAAACCGCCCCAAAACCAACCGCAACGCTCAGCTTCGACGGGACGAAGCTCGGGATCCGCCCATCGCCAGTCGTCGCCGCGTTCTCGTCCCGGGGGCCGAACTTCCTGACCCTGGAGATCCTCAAGCCGGATGTCATCGCGCCCGGCGTGAACATCTTGGCGGCATGGAGCGGCGACGCCAGCCCGTCGAGCTTGTCCAGCGACCGCCGGCGGGTCGGGTTCAACATCCTGTCGGGGACGTCCATGTCGTGCCCGCACGTCGCCGGCGTGGCTGCGCTGATCAAGGCAAGCCACCCGGACTGGAGCCCCGCGAAGATCAAGTCCGCGCTGATGACCACCGCGTACGTCCACGACAACACGTACCGGTCGCTGAAGGACGCGGCCACCGGCAAGGCGTCCACGCCGTTCGATCACGGAGCTGGGCACATACACCCGCTGCGCGCTCTCAACCCTGGCCTGGTCTACGAAATCGGCCAGGACGACTACCTCGAGTTCCTCTGCGTGGAGAACCTGACGCCGTTGCAGCTCAGGTCATTCACCAAGAACTCGAGCAAGACATGCAAGCACACCTTCAGCTCGCCGGGTGACTTGAATTATCCGGCCATCTCCGCGGTCTTCGCGGAGCAGCCATCTGCTGCGCTGACGGTGCGTCGCACCGTGACGAACGTCGGTCCGCCATCTTCGACTTACCATGTCAAGGTTACAGAGTTCAAAGGCGCAGACATTGTCGTCGAACCAAGCACCCTGCATTTCACAAGCTCGAATCAGAAGCTGACCTACAAGGTGACGATGACAACCAAGGCTACCCAGAAGACACCGGAGTTCGGAGCGCTGTCCTGGAGCGACGGCGTCCACATCGTCCGGAGCCCCCTCGTCCTCATATGGCTGCCACCAATGTGA
- the LOC136492257 gene encoding tRNA(His) guanylyltransferase 1-like, whose translation APLLGETLGHINNQYNTCFWMLVKSAKSEQELQLALKGTFAKDKNELLAQQFQINYDDEPAMFRKGCSVYREKVQTAVKIDDYGEPIKRPRLQVTAAHAPLLGETLGHINNQYNTCFWMLVKSAKSEQELQLALKGTFAKDKNELLAQQFQINYDDEPAMFRKGCSVYREKVMLQMYKQL comes from the exons GCTCCTTTGCTCGGCGAAACCCTAG GTCATATAAATAATCAGTATAATACCTGCTTCTGGATGTTGGTGAAGTCTGCAAAAAGTGAACAAGAGCTTCAGCTAGCTTTGAAG GGAACATTTGCAAAAGACAAGAATGAGCTGCTAGCTCAACAATTCCAAataaactatgatgatgaaccggCTATGTTCCGCAAAGGATGTAGTGTTTACCGAGAGAAG GTACAAACAGCTGTGAAGATTGATGACTATGGGGAACCCATAAAAAGACCAAGATTGCAAGTTACAGCTGCACAT GCTCCTTTGCTCGGCGAAACCCTAG GTCATATAAATAATCAGTATAATACCTGCTTCTGGATGTTGGTGAAGTCTGCAAAAAGTGAACAAGAGCTTCAGCTAGCTTTGAAG GGAACATTTGCAAAAGACAAGAATGAGCTGCTAGCTCAACAATTCCAAataaactatgatgatgaaccggCTATGTTCCGCAAAGGATGTAGTGTTTACCGAGAGAAGGTGATGCTGCAAAT GTACAAACAGCTGTGA
- the LOC136491301 gene encoding copper chaperone for superoxide dismutase, chloroplastic-like isoform X2: MVGFLRAFAAASAVPAAAAAAYALSSSSALSSSKLRFPLPASFLSAASSSTSGRAPNAVPPMATAGAAAADLSAPDKQDSALPELTTEFMVDMKCEGCVTAVKNKLQTLEGIKNIEVDLSNQVVRVLGSLPVKTMLDALHQTGRDARLIGQGNPNDFLVSAAVAEFKGPVVFGVVRLAQVNMELARVEATFSGLSPGKHGWSINQFGDLTRGAESTGNVYNPPDHVSDKSLGDLGTLEAGENGEAHFSGPKEKLRVVDLIGRSIALYATEDRSDPGIAAAVIARSAGVGENYKKLCTCDGVTIWESS, translated from the exons ATGGTGGGTTTCCTCCGGGCCTTCGCTGCCGCTTCCGCTGTGCCCGCAGCAGCTGCCGCAGCCTACgctctctcttcctcctccgccCTCTCCTCCTCGAAGCTCCGCTTCCCTCTGCCTGCCTCCTTCctctccgccgcctcctcctcgacCTCCGGGCGCGCTCCCAACGCCGTGCCCCCGATGGCCACCGCCGGCGCGGCCGCGGCCGATCTCTCGGCGCCCGATAAG CAGGACTCGGCGCTTCCGGAGCTCACG ACGGAATTCATGGTGGACATGAAATGTGAGGGATGCGTAACAGCTGTGAAAAACAAGCTGCAAACTCTTGAAG GAATAAAAAACATTGAGGTGGACTTGTCTAACCAAGTTGTTAGGGTTCTTGGGTCTCTTCCAGTGAAGACAATGTTAGATGCCCTTCATCAAACAGGTCGAGATGCACGACTAATTGGCCAAGGGAACCCAAATG ATTTCTTAGTTTCCGCTGCTGTAGCTGAGTTTAAAGGGCCAGTTGTATTTGGTGTTGTTCGTTTGGCCCAAGTAAACATGGAGTTGGCTAGAGTTGAAGCCACGTTTAGTGGTCTATCACCTGGTAAACATGGATGGTCAATAAATCAGTTTGGAGATTTGACAAGAGGTGCAGAAAGCACTGGCAATGTATATAATCCGCCAGATCATGTATCCGATAAG TCGCTTGGTGACCTGGGAACACTAGAAGCTGGAGAGAACGGGGAAGCCCATTTCTCAGGACCGAAGGAGAAACTGAGAGTCGTTGACTTGATCGGCCGCTCTATTGCTCTGTATGCAACCGAGGACAGATCAGACCCTGGCATTGCTGCAGCCGTGATTGCAAGAAGTGCCGGTGTAGGAGAGAACTACAAGAAGCTCTGCACTTGTGATGGTGTCACCATTTGGGAATCAAGCTAA